A single genomic interval of Penaeus vannamei isolate JL-2024 chromosome 33, ASM4276789v1, whole genome shotgun sequence harbors:
- the LOC138867927 gene encoding uncharacterized protein — MKYKAKSDVIIRDIKKELEYLDKRYGVEEVKSECSEKLSAKSVAESVSAMLLGKRIQAEATKVKLESALKEAEIKKRKAKLQCEEAEIEAELELCVYRRNAQLAEVEYRVVCEESSDKLSSISGRIPGVQLQQKVLSQELLQQEAADSLSRVKQYVEDQNKVPEFDLNPSLEQAMPVIQPLRSQPSDAKANPVSNSCCGELSRFLLKKELSLARFSPFDDRPESYVPWKTTFQQTIQDQHVTSLEEVDLLLRWLGPESSKFAQSIRTSNIHDPSKCIKLIWKRLEDRYGSPEIIEASIKKKLEKFPKVTFRDPKKLYDLHDFLCEVQSLKENPLYEKLFGHFDTSAGINPVISKLPPSVQGKW; from the coding sequence ATGAAGTACAAAGCAAAAAGTGATGTGATCATACGTGATATAAAGAAAGAGTTAGaatatcttgataaaagatatgGAGTTGAAGAAGTTAAGTCTGAGTGCTCGGAGAAATTAAGTGCTAAATCAGTTGCAGAAAGTGTCTCAGCTATGTTGTTAGGTAAAAGAATACAAGCTGAAGCCACAAAGGTTAAGCTTGAAAGTGCATTGAAAgaggcagaaataaagaaaagaaaagcaaagttaCAGTGTGAGGAGGCAGAAATTGAAGCAGAATTAGAATTATGTGTGTATCGTCGCAATGCTCAGTTGGCTGAAGTTGAGTACAGAGTAGTGTGTGAAGAAAGTAGTGATAAGTTGTCATCTATTTCAGGTAGAATACCTGGTGTACAGTTACAACAGAAAGTTCTTTCACAAGAACTCCTGCAGCAAGAGGCAGCAGATTCTTTAAGTCGTGTCAAGCAGTACGTGGAAGATCAGAATAAGGTACCAGAATTTGATCTCAACCCTTCTTTGGAACAAGCTATGCCTGTCATACAACCTCTTCGTAGTCAGCCCAGTGATGCCAAGGCTAATCCTGTGAGTAACAGTTGTTGTGGAGAATTGTCGCGTTTCCTTTTGAAGAAGGAACTTTCCCTGGCACGTTTCAGTCCATTTGATGATCGTCCTGAGTCTTATGTGCCTTGGAAAACTACTTTTCAGCAGACCATTCAAGATCAGCATGTTACGTCTTTGGAAGAAGTTGACCTTTTACTCCGGTGGCTGGGCCCTGAATCGTCCAAATTTGCACAGAGTATAAGGACTTCCAATATACATGATCCAAGTAAGTGCATCAAGTTGATATGGAAAAGGCTTGAAGATAGATATGGCAGTCCTGAGATTATTGAAGCATCTATCAAGAAGAAACTAGAAAAGTTTCCTAAGGTTACGTTCAGAGATCCCAAGAAACTGTATGATCTGCATGATTTTCTTTGCGAAGTACAGTCGCTTAAAGAAAATCCACTTTACGAGAAACTGTTTGGACACTTTGACACATCTGCAGGAATAAACCCTGTGATAAGCAAGTTACCTCCTTCAGTACAAGGAAAATGGTGA